The following are encoded in a window of Drosophila simulans strain w501 chromosome 3L, Prin_Dsim_3.1, whole genome shotgun sequence genomic DNA:
- the LOC27206283 gene encoding charged multivesicular body protein 2b-B, whose protein sequence is MFNNIFGKNPTVKEQQRENDRSLRKATRDIERERRKMEEEERKLELEIRRNAAAGNNDACRILAKQLVEIRKQKSRTYAAAGKIQSIGYQNKNMGANIALSEAMGTTAKTMGEMNKVMRPEAIGETVRQFQAANMKMEMTDEMINDTLDDMLNESGDEEESNAVVNKVLDEIGIEISGKMSSIPATGSSDFETSGKRTEKDIADQLAKLRSS, encoded by the coding sequence ATGTTCAACAATATTTTCGGAAAGAACCCCACCGTGAAGGAGCAACAGCGGGAGAATGACCGATCGCTGCGCAAGGCCACCCGGGACATCGAACGGGAGCGCAGGaagatggaggaggaggagcgcaagctggagctggagatcCGACGGAATGCCGCCGCTGGGAACAACGACGCCTGCAGGATCCTGGCCAAACAGCTGGTGGAGATCAGGAAGCAGAAGTCACGCACCTACGCAGCAGCGGGAAAGATCCAGTCCATTGGCTACCAGAACAAGAACATGGGCGCCAATATCGCCCTGAGCGAAGCCATGGGCACCACGGCCAAGACGATGGGCGAAATGAACAAGGTGATGCGACCGGAGGCCATCGGGGAAACAGTGCGCCAGTTCCAGGCGGCCAACATGAAGATGGAGATGACCGACGAGATGATCAACGACACACTGGACGACATGCTGAACGAGTCCGGCGACGAGGAGGAGTCCAATGCCGTGGTCAACAAGGTGCTCGACGAGATCGGCATCGAGATCTCCGGCAAGATGTCCAGCATCCCGGCCACGGGATCCTCAGACTTTGAGACGAGTGGCAAGCGCACCGAGAAGGACATTGCCGATCAGCTGGCCAAGCTGCGCTCCTCTTAG